The Mycolicibacterium monacense genome contains the following window.
CGTCAGGGCGCGCCTACCCTCGGACCCATGCGGCCCGCCACTGCGTTGAGTGTCGTCTCGGTGATCTTGATCGTCAAAGCCGTCCTGATCGGATGGGTCACCTGGGGACGCGCACAGATGCTCGGCGTCCAATCGTCCGCCGGGCAGGCCGGGCTCACCATCGCGACCGTCGCTCTGGCGATCGCCCTGGTGTGCGGAGTCGCCGCAGTGGTGCTGCGGCGCCGTGACCGCGGCGAGGACGCCTAGTACGGGTACTGCGGTTCGTGGAACCGGTTGATGATCGGCAGCCGCTCGATGATCCGGTCACGCAATCGCGGCTGCTGCGGGGCGACGGGCGGCACGTATCCCGCCTGCGGCGGCGTGTACGCCGGGGCCACGGGTGCCGGCGGCGGCACGTACGCCGGTGCGGGCGGTACGTACACCGGCGGGGCAGGCGGCACGTAGACCGGCGCCGGCGGCGGAGCCACCTCGGGTGCGGCGTACACCGGTTCGATGACCGGGGCGACCTCCGGGGCGACCTCCGGTGCGGGCGCCGGGGCGGCGGGGGCGATGTCGACGACCGTGACAGCCTCCGGTGGCGGCGCCGGCGGCGCCTCGGGCGGAGGCGGCGGCGCGGCAGGCTTCGGCGCCGCCTTGGGCAGCGCCTCCGGAGCGGGTGCGTCGACGGCGGCCTTCGCCTGATCCGAGGCGCTGGCCACCTGGCGGGTCGCCGCGTCGTCCGAGCGCATCTGCGGCGTCAACTCCAGGCCGAGCGCGACCGACAGCGACACCACGAACGTGACCACGGCCGCGACCAGCACCGAGGTGAGTGCGGGGATTCGCCAGGTCAGCCACGACCTCGGCGCATCGGTCGTCACCTGAGCCAACGCCAGCGGGGCGTCCACACCGACCGAGCCCTGCGCCGACGCCAGGGCCGCACCCCGGGCCAGAGCCAGGTCCGCCTC
Protein-coding sequences here:
- a CDS encoding DUF7159 family protein, which gives rise to MDLVLGVSVTSTALRFVLVEGATGDGATVDSGTLAMPVSGDSLDALVGAVSGEGPYAAAPGQRPLAVGVTWTESVTEQAAGLMTALTARGVRNVVALSPAESAAALAAGLGDLAAQTDVAVCVAEPDVALVAVVTADTVHVDQIDRAGAGALARQVRETADSTAVYPEAVYVLGSADDVDAVVAELAGLVTAPVLSAAEADLALARGAALASAQGSVGVDAPLALAQVTTDAPRSWLTWRIPALTSVLVAAVVTFVVSLSVALGLELTPQMRSDDAATRQVASASDQAKAAVDAPAPEALPKAAPKPAAPPPPPEAPPAPPPEAVTVVDIAPAAPAPAPEVAPEVAPVIEPVYAAPEVAPPPAPVYVPPAPPVYVPPAPAYVPPPAPVAPAYTPPQAGYVPPVAPQQPRLRDRIIERLPIINRFHEPQYPY